A portion of the Nitratidesulfovibrio termitidis HI1 genome contains these proteins:
- the thiM gene encoding hydroxyethylthiazole kinase: protein MPHTEHIWRNVDAVRRQAPLVHSITNFVVMNVTANALLAAGASPIMAHAREEMAELVNIVAALVLNIGTLSAPWIDSMFLAGAAARERGIPVVLDPVGAGASTLRTTTAAQLMERVRPAIVRGNGSEIMALAGAAGATRGVDSTRDAHAAADSARALSRRHHCVTVVSGPVDLITDGDEVVLVTGGHELMPRVTGMGCTATVLVAAHAAVAASPLEGAVSGMAAMSAAGSMAAERAAGPGSFAMHFIDALYTLSEADIRARVRVGRP, encoded by the coding sequence ATGCCCCATACCGAGCATATATGGCGCAACGTGGACGCCGTACGGCGTCAGGCTCCGCTGGTGCACAGCATCACCAATTTCGTGGTCATGAACGTCACCGCCAACGCGCTGCTGGCCGCCGGGGCCTCGCCCATCATGGCCCACGCGCGCGAGGAGATGGCGGAACTGGTCAACATCGTTGCCGCGCTGGTGCTGAACATCGGCACCCTGAGCGCGCCGTGGATCGACAGCATGTTCCTGGCCGGGGCCGCCGCGCGCGAGCGGGGCATACCCGTGGTGCTCGACCCGGTGGGCGCGGGCGCGTCCACCCTGCGCACCACCACCGCCGCGCAGCTCATGGAGCGGGTGCGCCCGGCCATCGTCCGCGGCAACGGCTCGGAAATCATGGCCCTGGCCGGTGCGGCGGGGGCCACGCGCGGGGTGGATTCCACCCGCGACGCGCACGCCGCCGCCGATTCCGCGCGGGCCTTGTCGCGCCGCCACCACTGCGTCACCGTGGTCAGCGGGCCGGTGGACCTGATCACCGACGGGGACGAGGTGGTGCTGGTCACCGGCGGGCATGAACTGATGCCCCGCGTCACCGGCATGGGCTGCACCGCCACGGTGCTGGTGGCCGCCCACGCCGCCGTGGCCGCCAGCCCGCTGGAAGGCGCGGTGAGCGGCATGGCCGCCATGTCCGCCGCCGGAAGCATGGCGGCGGAGCGCGCCGCCGGGCCGGGCAGCTTTGCCATGCACTTCATCGACGCCCTGTACACCCTGTCGGAAGCGGACATCCGCGCCCGCGTGCGGGTGGGCCGCCCGTGA
- a CDS encoding pyridoxamine 5'-phosphate oxidase family protein: MQARMKDYPLSPEQIAHLLDTELVGRLATNGADGCPYVTPVHFAVMDGTVYIHGLAAGEKLNNIKRDPMVGFEVDKILSLIHHPDLPCDTNTAYESVIIRGRASVVQDTAAVSRVLDAIVAKYTPQHAGKGYPPNMLKMTAVIAVNVTSCTGKFYPA; encoded by the coding sequence ATGCAGGCAAGAATGAAAGACTACCCCCTCTCGCCGGAGCAGATAGCCCACCTGCTGGACACGGAACTTGTGGGCAGGCTGGCCACCAACGGCGCCGACGGCTGCCCGTACGTCACGCCGGTCCATTTCGCCGTCATGGACGGCACCGTCTACATCCACGGACTGGCCGCGGGCGAAAAGCTGAACAACATCAAGCGCGACCCCATGGTCGGGTTCGAGGTGGACAAGATCCTCTCGCTCATCCACCACCCCGACCTGCCCTGCGACACCAACACCGCCTACGAAAGCGTGATCATCCGGGGCCGGGCGTCGGTGGTGCAGGACACCGCCGCCGTGAGCCGCGTGCTGGACGCCATTGTCGCCAAGTACACCCCGCAGCACGCCGGCAAGGGGTACCCGCCCAACATGCTGAAGATGACCGCCGTCATCGCCGTGAACGTCACGTCGTGCACGGGCAAGTTCTATCCCGCCTAG
- a CDS encoding PLP-dependent aminotransferase family protein has product MLHLDATAAAPLYQQIYDQLKQDILSGALPQGMRLPSIRALARDLRAGKNTVENAYAQLVLEGYVSVLPRSGYRVNVIQRDLHAAERPAAQGGGNVGHGRAPAIRRSPDYDFHYGNLDASTFPYAVWRKLLFAVMEEARTGRVASDGMHVYGDAHGDRHLRAELAAYLYRSRGVRCTEDQVVMCSGLQPSIMAVTRLLHHEHGQVALEDPAYNGARRAYECFGFRTIPIPVSEDGIDVTALRASSARVVHIAPSHQFPTGAVTPICRRMEILNWATERGAWIVEDDYDSELRYDGRPIPSLQSIDRHGRVIYTGTFSKTLSPGMRMSYMVLPEQLADRFRSVFAGFQCTVPWLEQAVLARFMAEGHWERHLRRICLAKKRKHDVFVGMASRLMGDGLRIHGHNAGLHLLLEVPGGPGEAALVERAAAHGVRVYPASPFWADARRYPGNCLFIGYGMLSEADIAAALERLRQAWFPATALRG; this is encoded by the coding sequence ATGCTGCATCTGGATGCCACCGCCGCTGCACCGCTTTACCAGCAGATTTACGACCAGTTGAAGCAGGACATCCTTTCCGGCGCGCTGCCGCAGGGCATGCGCCTGCCGTCCATCCGCGCCCTGGCCCGCGATCTGCGCGCCGGAAAGAACACGGTGGAAAACGCTTACGCCCAACTGGTGCTGGAAGGATACGTGTCGGTGTTGCCGCGTTCCGGGTACCGGGTGAACGTGATCCAGCGCGACCTGCACGCGGCGGAACGCCCTGCGGCGCAAGGCGGCGGCAATGTCGGACACGGACGTGCCCCCGCCATCCGGCGTTCGCCGGACTACGATTTTCACTACGGCAATCTGGATGCCTCCACCTTTCCCTATGCCGTCTGGCGCAAGCTGCTGTTCGCGGTGATGGAGGAGGCGCGGACCGGGCGCGTCGCCTCCGACGGCATGCATGTGTATGGCGATGCCCACGGCGACCGCCACCTGCGGGCGGAACTGGCGGCCTACCTGTACCGCAGCCGGGGCGTGCGCTGCACCGAGGACCAGGTGGTCATGTGCAGCGGACTGCAGCCGTCGATCATGGCGGTGACGCGCCTGCTGCACCACGAGCACGGGCAGGTCGCGCTGGAAGACCCCGCCTACAACGGAGCCAGGCGGGCCTATGAATGCTTCGGCTTTCGCACCATTCCCATCCCCGTCTCCGAGGACGGCATCGACGTGACCGCGCTGCGCGCGTCGTCCGCGCGGGTGGTGCACATCGCCCCGTCGCACCAGTTTCCCACCGGCGCGGTGACGCCCATCTGCCGCCGCATGGAAATTCTCAACTGGGCCACGGAGCGTGGCGCGTGGATCGTGGAGGACGACTACGACAGCGAACTGCGCTACGACGGCAGGCCCATTCCCTCGTTGCAGTCCATCGACCGGCATGGCCGGGTCATCTACACCGGCACCTTTTCCAAAACCCTCTCGCCCGGCATGCGCATGTCGTACATGGTGCTGCCGGAGCAACTGGCGGACAGGTTCCGCTCGGTATTTGCGGGGTTCCAGTGCACGGTGCCCTGGCTGGAGCAGGCCGTGCTGGCCCGCTTCATGGCCGAAGGGCATTGGGAACGGCATCTGCGGCGGATATGCCTGGCCAAGAAGCGCAAGCACGATGTGTTCGTGGGCATGGCCAGCCGCCTGATGGGTGATGGACTGCGCATCCACGGACACAATGCGGGGCTGCATTTGCTGCTGGAGGTTCCCGGCGGGCCGGGCGAGGCCGCGCTGGTGGAACGGGCGGCGGCCCACGGCGTGCGGGTATACCCGGCATCGCCGTTCTGGGCGGATGCGCGGCGGTATCCCGGCAACTGTCTGTTCATCGGGTACGGCATGCTGTCCGAGGCGGACATCGCGGCGGCACTGGAACGGTTGCGGCAGGCGTGGTTTCCGGCCACCGCATTGCGGGGTTGA
- the thiE gene encoding thiamine phosphate synthase yields the protein MSALRRDADYGVYLVTDRALCRGRALIDVVTAAVAGGVTVVQLREKHVDTREFVELARALKALLAPRGVPLLINDRVDVALACGADGVHVGQGDMHPADVRALLGGDALVGLSVETMEQVREAETLDVDYLGVSPVFATPTKTDTAPPWGLDGLARLRAATGRTLVAIGGIGVTNAAEVLRAGADGLAVVSALCAADDPERTARELRDAVRGVRGW from the coding sequence GTGAGCGCTCTGCGGCGGGATGCGGATTACGGGGTATATCTGGTCACCGACCGCGCCCTGTGCCGGGGGCGCGCCCTGATCGACGTGGTGACGGCGGCGGTGGCGGGCGGCGTGACCGTGGTGCAACTGCGCGAAAAGCACGTGGACACGCGCGAATTCGTGGAACTGGCCCGCGCGCTGAAGGCGCTGCTGGCCCCGCGCGGCGTGCCCCTGCTGATCAACGACCGGGTGGACGTGGCCCTGGCCTGCGGGGCCGACGGCGTGCACGTGGGGCAGGGCGACATGCACCCCGCCGACGTGCGCGCGCTGCTGGGGGGCGATGCCCTTGTGGGGTTGTCCGTGGAGACCATGGAGCAGGTGCGCGAGGCCGAGACGCTGGACGTGGACTACCTGGGGGTGAGCCCGGTGTTCGCCACCCCCACCAAGACGGACACCGCGCCGCCATGGGGGCTGGACGGCCTGGCCCGGCTGCGTGCGGCCACGGGGCGCACGCTGGTGGCCATCGGCGGCATTGGTGTGACCAACGCGGCAGAGGTGTTGCGTGCCGGGGCAGACGGGCTGGCCGTGGTATCCGCCTTGTGCGCGGCGGACGACCCGGAGCGGACGGCAAGGGAACTGCGCGACGCGGTGCGCGGCGTGCGGGGTTGGTAG